One segment of Fructilactobacillus hinvesii DNA contains the following:
- a CDS encoding carbamoyl phosphate synthase small subunit yields MTARYLVLEDGTIYTGTAFGGSRDSVGELVFSTGMSGYQQSITDQSYNDEILMFTNPLIGNYGVNRDNLESQVPTCKGVVVREIARRTTNWRMTMSLSDYLAQHDIPGISDIDTRAVTRHIREQGAMKVALVNEVTEQTMAKLQQWSRNPHAIEESATHNAYSAPATGRRIAVIDFGLKYSILRELSKRDCDVVVLPPTATVQDVEDVYPDGVLLTNGPGDPTALPEETLAMIRTVEQKYPLLGICMGHQLFALANGATTTKMKFGHRGFNHPVKNLETGRIDFTSQNHGYMVERDSVAQTDLQVLLEEINDHCVEGLRHKTLPAFSAQFHPDAAPGPHDADYLFDEFMNLIDQNQVQK; encoded by the coding sequence GTGACAGCACGGTATTTAGTTTTAGAAGACGGCACGATTTACACCGGGACGGCTTTTGGGGGCAGTCGTGATAGCGTTGGGGAATTGGTCTTTAGTACCGGAATGTCTGGTTATCAGCAATCCATTACAGACCAGTCTTATAATGATGAAATTTTGATGTTTACGAACCCGTTAATCGGTAACTACGGGGTTAACCGGGATAACTTAGAATCGCAGGTCCCGACCTGTAAAGGTGTCGTGGTGCGAGAAATTGCCCGTCGGACGACTAACTGGCGCATGACGATGTCTCTATCTGATTATTTAGCACAGCACGACATTCCCGGAATTAGCGACATTGACACGCGGGCTGTGACCCGACACATTCGGGAACAAGGGGCAATGAAAGTGGCCTTGGTAAACGAAGTTACCGAACAAACGATGGCTAAGCTCCAGCAATGGTCGAGAAATCCTCATGCGATTGAAGAAAGTGCAACACACAACGCTTACTCTGCTCCAGCTACAGGACGGCGGATTGCGGTGATTGACTTTGGTTTGAAGTATTCCATTTTACGAGAACTGTCCAAACGAGACTGTGACGTGGTTGTCTTACCACCGACGGCAACGGTGCAAGACGTGGAAGACGTTTATCCAGATGGAGTTTTACTAACGAACGGACCAGGGGATCCAACGGCATTGCCCGAAGAAACCCTGGCAATGATTAGAACCGTGGAACAAAAGTATCCTTTATTAGGAATTTGCATGGGCCACCAACTGTTTGCCCTAGCAAACGGAGCTACCACTACGAAAATGAAATTTGGTCACCGAGGTTTCAATCATCCCGTGAAAAACCTAGAAACTGGTCGGATTGACTTCACATCGCAAAATCATGGATACATGGTAGAACGGGATTCAGTTGCGCAAACGGATTTGCAGGTGCTCTTAGAAGAAATTAATGATCATTGTGTGGAAGGCTTGCGGCACAAGACGTTACCAGCCTTTTCCGCTCAATTTCACCCGGATGCTGCGCCTGGTCCTCACGATGCTGACTACTTGTTTGATGAATTTATGAACCTAATTGATCAAAATCAGGTGCAAAAATAG
- a CDS encoding cation:dicarboxylate symporter family transporter has protein sequence MKEKRFFRITLGWQIMLGLLLGIVLGVVFYKNQTAITAMQSIGTMFISLIQMIVMPIVVSCLTVGIASMGDIKKVGRIGGKTLIYFELMTTVAIIIGLVVANLAHPGSFINVHAMHSSVDISKYVSTAQHSKNEGLWSMLIGLIPTNIFGSLSKGDMMPVIVFSVFFGLGTAAIGERGQVIVDFMNAVSQVMFKITNWVMHLAPIGVCALIGVTLAELGIGALLPLGYFVLLVYLTMIFFVLIVMGIVARLCHFKLHELLVVIKNEIVLAFSTASSEAVMPKMIEKMDHFGVSPSIVSFVIPTGYTFNLDGSAIYQSIAALFLAQAYNIHLSLGQQITLMIVLMITSKGMAGVPGASFVVLLATVSTIGVPMSGLTFIAGIDRFVDMGRTAVNVVGNSLATVVIGSSEHEFDAHKAATYYQKIKTKQAS, from the coding sequence ATGAAAGAGAAACGTTTTTTTCGGATTACATTAGGCTGGCAAATTATGTTAGGCCTATTGCTCGGGATTGTCCTAGGGGTCGTGTTTTATAAGAACCAAACGGCCATTACCGCAATGCAGAGCATCGGAACCATGTTTATCAGCCTGATTCAAATGATTGTTATGCCAATTGTGGTCTCGTGTTTAACCGTCGGGATTGCTAGTATGGGTGACATTAAGAAGGTGGGGCGAATTGGGGGCAAAACTCTAATTTACTTTGAATTAATGACCACCGTTGCCATTATCATTGGATTAGTGGTGGCTAATCTAGCGCATCCGGGCTCTTTTATTAACGTTCACGCTATGCACTCTTCCGTAGACATTAGTAAGTATGTATCTACTGCCCAACATTCTAAAAACGAAGGCCTTTGGTCAATGTTAATTGGCTTAATTCCGACTAATATCTTTGGCTCGTTGAGTAAGGGAGACATGATGCCGGTGATTGTCTTCTCGGTCTTCTTTGGATTAGGAACGGCAGCCATTGGAGAACGGGGGCAGGTCATCGTTGACTTTATGAACGCCGTTTCCCAAGTTATGTTTAAAATTACAAACTGGGTTATGCATTTAGCGCCCATTGGAGTTTGTGCCTTAATTGGAGTTACGTTAGCAGAACTTGGAATTGGAGCCTTACTCCCGTTGGGGTACTTTGTGTTATTGGTATACCTTACCATGATTTTCTTTGTCTTAATCGTGATGGGAATTGTGGCGCGCCTGTGTCACTTTAAGCTGCACGAATTATTGGTTGTCATTAAAAATGAGATTGTCTTGGCCTTTTCTACCGCTAGTTCCGAAGCCGTTATGCCCAAGATGATTGAAAAAATGGATCACTTTGGGGTGAGTCCTTCGATTGTCTCGTTTGTAATTCCCACGGGGTACACGTTTAACTTGGATGGTTCTGCAATTTACCAATCAATTGCGGCGCTTTTCTTAGCCCAGGCTTACAACATTCACCTGTCGTTAGGGCAACAAATTACCCTGATGATTGTGTTGATGATTACATCAAAGGGAATGGCTGGAGTTCCCGGAGCATCATTCGTGGTATTATTAGCCACCGTTTCAACCATTGGGGTGCCCATGTCAGGGTTAACCTTTATTGCTGGAATCGACCGTTTTGTGGACATGGGGCGGACGGCCGTGAACGTGGTCGGCAATTCGTTAGCAACGGTTGTGATTGGCAGTTCGGAACACGAATTTGATGCCCACAAAGCGGCCACCTACTACCAAAAGATCAAAACCAAACAGGCCTCTTAG